One Nitrospirota bacterium DNA window includes the following coding sequences:
- a CDS encoding class I SAM-dependent DNA methyltransferase: PVFTRRSRQAIINSGELDWSAINPDIFGSMFQAVISPEQRGGLGMHYTSVPNIMKVIEPLFMNELYEEFEAAKGNSKKLYALLQRIQNIKIFDPACGSGNFLIISYKQLRRLEMKIFKTMNSFAFSNISLSNFYGIELDDFAHEIAILSLWLAEHQMNQEFLKEFGRTKPALPLKETGNIAHGNACRIDWENVCPKKDGDEIYILGNPPYLGFNERSKEQKADMDFALNNIGNIQRLDYIGCWFVKATDYIQDINSRYAFVSTNSICQGEQVSLLWPHIFSKKQEICFAFQPFKWTNNAKGNAGVTCVILGIQNENLSNKLIFSEGRSKIVKSISPYLIEGNPVIMTQRKSPLSNFPEMILGSSGIDGGNLILSSDEKAAFIKSNPNSGKFIKSFIGGGDFVDGTERFCIWVDDNEIKEALKIESIKDRVDKCREYRLGAGRDAKKAANVPHRFFYRKHKDKDAIILPMTSSEKRTYLPVGFLTNRAIVSNGVFVVYDAEPYMMGLIASKMHMCWTQAVSGKLESRIRYSVNLAYNSFPFPEISEEQKQHITYAVLRVLEARERHSEKTLAQLYDPDKMPQGLMEAHHQLDLAVERCYRSKPFESDEERLEYLFKLYEQMIAERNGDLIFDQTKAKRKRK, translated from the coding sequence CCTGTATTTACAAGACGAAGCCGACAAGCCATTATTAACAGTGGCGAATTAGACTGGAGTGCCATTAACCCCGATATATTTGGCTCTATGTTTCAGGCTGTGATTTCCCCTGAGCAACGTGGTGGCTTGGGTATGCACTATACCAGCGTACCTAACATCATGAAAGTGATTGAGCCACTTTTTATGAATGAATTGTACGAAGAATTTGAAGCAGCGAAGGGCAATAGCAAAAAACTCTATGCACTGCTTCAACGAATCCAGAACATCAAAATATTTGACCCTGCCTGTGGTAGCGGTAACTTTTTGATTATTTCCTACAAACAACTTCGCAGATTGGAAATGAAAATCTTTAAGACGATGAACAGCTTTGCCTTTTCTAATATCAGTTTGAGTAATTTTTATGGCATTGAATTAGACGACTTTGCACACGAAATAGCCATTCTGTCTCTATGGCTGGCAGAGCATCAGATGAACCAAGAGTTCCTTAAGGAATTTGGACGAACCAAACCAGCCTTACCTTTAAAAGAAACAGGCAATATTGCACATGGTAATGCTTGCCGCATAGACTGGGAAAACGTTTGTCCAAAAAAGGACGGAGATGAGATTTATATTTTAGGAAATCCGCCTTACTTGGGTTTCAACGAGCGAAGCAAAGAACAGAAGGCTGATATGGATTTTGCTTTGAACAATATCGGAAATATTCAACGCTTAGATTACATAGGGTGCTGGTTTGTAAAAGCGACTGATTACATCCAAGATATTAATTCTCGTTATGCTTTTGTTTCTACAAATTCAATTTGTCAAGGAGAACAAGTAAGTCTGCTATGGCCTCATATTTTCTCTAAAAAACAGGAAATTTGCTTTGCCTTTCAGCCATTCAAATGGACTAACAATGCAAAAGGTAACGCAGGAGTTACTTGCGTTATACTTGGTATTCAGAATGAAAATTTAAGTAATAAATTAATTTTCTCAGAAGGCAGGAGTAAAATTGTAAAAAGTATAAGCCCATACTTAATAGAAGGCAACCCCGTAATAATGACACAAAGAAAGTCGCCATTATCTAATTTTCCTGAAATGATTTTGGGAAGTAGTGGGATAGATGGTGGTAATTTGATATTAAGTTCAGATGAAAAGGCAGCATTCATTAAATCAAATCCTAATTCGGGGAAATTTATAAAATCATTTATTGGTGGTGGTGATTTTGTAGATGGAACAGAAAGATTTTGCATTTGGGTTGATGACAACGAAATAAAAGAGGCGTTAAAGATAGAATCAATCAAAGATAGAGTTGATAAATGTAGAGAATATAGATTAGGAGCAGGTAGGGATGCAAAAAAGGCTGCAAACGTACCGCATAGATTCTTCTACCGAAAACATAAAGATAAAGACGCAATTATTTTACCAATGACAAGTTCTGAAAAAAGAACATATTTACCCGTTGGCTTCTTAACAAATAGAGCAATAGTAAGCAATGGCGTTTTTGTGGTTTACGATGCTGAACCTTATATGATGGGTTTAATAGCATCAAAAATGCATATGTGTTGGACACAGGCCGTTTCTGGAAAACTTGAATCACGTATTAGATATTCAGTGAATCTTGCTTACAATTCATTTCCTTTTCCTGAGATTTCAGAGGAACAAAAACAACATATTACCTATGCAGTGCTTAGAGTTCTTGAAGCACGAGAACGCCACTCGGAAAAAACACTTGCTCAACTTTACGACCCTGATAAAATGCCACAGGGTTTAATGGAAGCACACCATCAATTAGACCTTGCTGTAGAACGCTGCTACCGAAGCAAACCCTTTGAAAGTGATGAGGAACGTCTTGAGTATCTGTTTAAACTCTATGAGCAAATGATAGCAGAGCGAAATGGAGATTTGATTTTTGACCAAACTAAGGCAAAAAGGAAAAGGAAATAA
- a CDS encoding DEAD/DEAH box helicase family protein, which produces MPDIVHVTYAQTGQSSKINSLGMREMQEKAYQARDAQYLLLKAPPASGKSRALMFIALDKLVHQGLKKVIVAVPEKTIGGSFGKTKLKDFGFFSNWEPTDEYNLCTPGMDGSKSKVQAFKNFLDNDEKILICTHATLRFAFEEVEESQFNNTLLAIDEFHHVSADADSRLGELLRSIMAKSNAHIVAMTGSYFRGDTFPVLLPEDEAKFTKVTYNYYEQLNGYTYLKSLGIGYHFYQGRYASAILEILDTDKKTILHIPNVNSGESTKDKHNEVDTIIDAIGDVTKVDPETGIIFVKRHSDGKLLKVADLVNDNPRDREKVITYLREIKVLDDMDLIIALGMAKEGFDWPFCEHALTVGYRGSLTEIIQIIGRCTRDSSNKSHAQFTNLIAQPDAADDLVRLSVNNMLKAITASLLMEQVLAPNFKFKTKLSDDDKAEAGEIKIRGFKTPSSKRVKDIIESDLNDLKATILQDDTMLKAMPGNIDSEVINKVLIPKIIQIKYPDLSEQEVEEVRQYVVVDSVIKSGEIKEVGDKRFIRMAGQFVNIDDLHIDLIDRINPFQKAFEILSKDVTAKVLKVIQDVIQLTRIQVSEEEAVLMWTKIKDFYSTFKREPNLNSTDPLEKRMAEVLIYIKEQKRKQNNVG; this is translated from the coding sequence ATGCCTGATATTGTGCATGTGACCTACGCTCAAACAGGGCAAAGCTCAAAAATAAATAGCTTGGGTATGCGTGAAATGCAGGAAAAAGCATATCAGGCAAGAGATGCTCAATACCTTTTATTGAAAGCCCCACCTGCTTCTGGTAAGTCAAGAGCCTTGATGTTTATTGCTTTGGACAAATTAGTTCACCAAGGATTGAAGAAAGTTATTGTAGCCGTTCCCGAAAAAACAATTGGCGGTTCATTTGGCAAAACCAAATTGAAAGACTTTGGCTTTTTCTCAAATTGGGAGCCAACTGATGAATATAACCTATGTACTCCTGGAATGGATGGAAGTAAAAGCAAAGTTCAGGCTTTCAAGAACTTTTTAGATAATGATGAAAAGATATTGATTTGCACTCATGCTACTCTCCGCTTTGCATTTGAAGAAGTGGAAGAATCACAATTTAATAACACCCTTTTGGCTATAGATGAATTTCACCACGTTTCAGCCGATGCCGACAGCCGTTTAGGTGAATTGTTACGAAGTATAATGGCTAAGTCAAATGCTCATATCGTAGCTATGACAGGTTCATATTTTCGTGGAGACACCTTCCCCGTCCTATTGCCTGAAGATGAAGCCAAATTCACCAAAGTAACTTACAATTACTATGAGCAGCTTAACGGATACACCTATTTAAAATCATTAGGCATTGGCTACCATTTTTATCAAGGAAGATACGCTTCTGCCATTCTTGAAATATTGGATACAGATAAAAAGACGATACTGCACATACCAAACGTAAATTCAGGAGAATCAACCAAAGACAAGCACAATGAAGTTGATACTATCATAGATGCAATTGGAGATGTTACAAAGGTTGACCCCGAAACAGGAATCATATTTGTAAAAAGACATTCAGACGGTAAGCTTTTGAAAGTTGCCGATTTGGTAAATGATAATCCGAGAGACCGAGAGAAAGTGATTACTTATCTGCGAGAAATCAAAGTACTTGATGATATGGATTTGATAATTGCCTTAGGTATGGCAAAAGAAGGTTTTGACTGGCCTTTCTGCGAACATGCATTGACCGTAGGTTATAGAGGTTCGTTAACGGAAATCATTCAAATTATTGGGCGTTGCACTAGAGACAGCAGCAATAAAAGCCATGCTCAGTTTACTAACTTAATAGCTCAACCAGATGCAGCAGATGATTTGGTTAGGCTATCGGTAAACAACATGTTGAAAGCTATTACTGCATCGCTGCTAATGGAACAGGTACTGGCACCCAATTTTAAGTTTAAAACTAAACTTTCTGATGATGACAAAGCCGAAGCAGGGGAAATAAAAATCAGAGGGTTTAAAACACCAAGTTCAAAGCGAGTAAAGGACATTATTGAATCTGACCTGAATGATTTAAAGGCTACCATTCTGCAAGACGACACTATGCTGAAAGCGATGCCAGGCAATATTGACTCTGAAGTAATAAATAAGGTCTTAATCCCCAAAATCATTCAAATCAAATATCCTGATTTATCAGAGCAAGAAGTAGAAGAAGTACGCCAGTATGTAGTGGTTGATTCTGTAATTAAAAGCGGAGAAATTAAAGAAGTTGGCGATAAAAGATTTATAAGAATGGCTGGTCAGTTTGTAAACATTGATGATTTGCACATTGATTTGATAGACCGAATTAATCCATTCCAAAAGGCATTTGAGATTTTATCGAAAGATGTAACTGCAAAAGTGTTGAAAGTGATACAAGATGTCATTCAATTAACACGAATTCAAGTTAGTGAAGAAGAGGCTGTATTAATGTGGACAAAAATAAAAGATTTTTATTCTACATTCAAACGTGAGCCTAATCTTAATTCAACAGACCCTCTTGAAAAGAGAATGGCAGAAGTGTTGATTTATATAAAAGAACAAAAAAGAAAACAGAACAATGTCGGATAA
- a CDS encoding GIY-YIG nuclease family protein: MSDKKSLQDIFNDDPFGLLNIKPSTSPSRNEDERLIASFEEINDFFEKNSREPEQGGGIQEHQLYSRLKSLRENPTKMELLKSYDKFGLLNYEQKQINSLDDILNDDTMGLLDDDSEGLFDFKHVREQDERAIADFIARRKPCRDFAKYEEQFKEVQKDLSNGKRKLLTFTEDNLKAGIFYVHNGVLLLLENVDFEEEVRPFKSGSRIRKDGRTRVIFENGTESNMLYRSLYKALLANGKAVSENIDKVNEGFIEKFSNITDEDEEAGFIYILKSKSDKQEIREIQHLYKIGFSKIAVDERIKNASQEPTYLMADVRIVMAYKCYNMNPQKLELLLHNFFGNSCLNIDVFDKDGNRHTPREWFIAPLSVIEEAVKLIVSGDIVRFRYDNTNETIIKR; this comes from the coding sequence ATGTCGGATAAGAAGTCATTACAAGATATATTTAATGATGACCCTTTTGGTTTGCTAAATATAAAGCCTTCAACCTCGCCTTCAAGAAATGAAGATGAACGACTCATTGCTTCATTCGAAGAGATAAATGACTTCTTCGAGAAGAACAGCCGAGAACCCGAACAAGGCGGGGGCATACAAGAACATCAATTGTATTCAAGACTAAAATCACTTAGAGAGAACCCGACAAAAATGGAACTGCTCAAAAGCTATGACAAGTTTGGTTTGTTAAACTATGAGCAAAAGCAAATCAATTCGTTAGACGACATTTTGAATGATGATACAATGGGTTTGCTTGACGATGATTCGGAAGGCCTTTTTGACTTTAAACATGTTAGAGAGCAAGACGAAAGAGCTATTGCTGATTTTATTGCAAGACGCAAACCCTGTAGAGACTTTGCCAAATATGAAGAACAGTTTAAGGAAGTTCAAAAAGACCTGTCAAACGGTAAACGCAAGCTGCTTACTTTCACAGAGGATAATTTGAAAGCTGGTATTTTTTACGTTCACAATGGGGTCTTGCTTTTGTTAGAGAACGTAGACTTTGAAGAGGAAGTTCGGCCATTCAAAAGTGGTAGCCGTATAAGAAAAGATGGAAGAACGAGAGTTATTTTTGAAAATGGAACGGAATCCAATATGCTTTATCGTTCTTTATACAAAGCACTGTTAGCAAATGGTAAAGCAGTTTCAGAAAATATAGACAAGGTTAATGAAGGCTTCATTGAGAAATTCAGCAACATAACAGACGAAGATGAAGAAGCAGGGTTTATTTATATTCTCAAATCAAAGAGTGACAAGCAAGAAATAAGGGAAATACAACACCTGTACAAAATTGGTTTCTCCAAAATAGCAGTTGATGAGAGAATAAAGAATGCCAGTCAGGAACCGACTTATCTAATGGCTGACGTTAGAATTGTCATGGCTTATAAGTGTTACAACATGAACCCACAGAAGTTAGAACTATTGCTTCATAATTTTTTCGGCAACTCATGCCTAAACATTGACGTGTTTGACAAAGACGGAAACCGACACACACCAAGAGAATGGTTTATTGCTCCTTTAAGTGTCATAGAGGAGGCAGTAAAGCTTATTGTATCGGGCGATATTGTTAGATTTAGGTATGATAATACCAATGAGACGATTATAAAAAGGTGA
- a CDS encoding SLATT domain-containing protein: MTKPVPKNDFDRKIIGPDSYEYFNDISKICQKKYMGLLKGQIGLLLGIACISVIPPITKYENIQLFAQLILIVIVLILMVIQYKENYVAGWQKARFLSESIMSNCWLFIFKYENYDTSYEKALLIFHARIKEMKKEIDINKFLSITKTPNNDSDNPKWIMNSFDKNIDDKKNIYIKQRIADQIRWYTKKADYNAINSKVYFLAGLICMVTGMLLTILVLMKYIPNLSYLGFFTTIAASIFSWTQTKRFEELKTTYSVTADELNDFKKLILNSTSEAELREIIFSTEKAISREHKLWFSKVIE, from the coding sequence ATGACTAAACCCGTGCCGAAGAACGACTTTGATAGAAAAATAATAGGCCCAGATTCTTACGAGTATTTTAATGATATTTCCAAGATATGCCAAAAGAAGTATATGGGACTCCTAAAAGGGCAAATTGGATTATTGTTAGGAATCGCTTGTATATCAGTCATTCCTCCAATAACAAAATATGAAAATATACAACTATTTGCACAGCTAATTCTTATCGTTATTGTGCTAATTCTAATGGTAATTCAATATAAAGAAAATTACGTGGCAGGATGGCAGAAGGCTAGATTCCTATCTGAGAGCATCATGAGCAACTGCTGGTTATTTATTTTTAAATATGAAAATTACGATACAAGTTATGAGAAAGCCTTATTAATTTTCCATGCAAGAATAAAGGAAATGAAGAAAGAAATTGATATAAATAAATTCTTATCTATTACAAAGACACCTAACAATGACAGTGATAATCCTAAATGGATTATGAATTCATTTGATAAGAACATTGATGATAAAAAAAATATTTATATCAAGCAGCGTATTGCCGACCAAATACGTTGGTACACAAAGAAAGCAGACTATAATGCTATTAACAGCAAGGTTTATTTTTTGGCGGGTCTAATTTGTATGGTAACTGGAATGCTGCTAACGATTTTGGTGCTTATGAAATATATTCCTAATCTTTCGTATCTGGGGTTTTTTACAACAATTGCAGCAAGTATTTTTTCTTGGACACAAACCAAGAGATTCGAAGAACTGAAAACAACTTATAGCGTGACAGCGGATGAACTGAACGATTTCAAGAAACTAATTTTAAATTCAACTTCAGAAGCTGAATTAAGAGAAATAATATTTAGCACAGAAAAGGCTATTAGTCGAGAGCATAAATTATGGTTCAGCAAAGTCATAGAATGA
- a CDS encoding restriction endonuclease, whose translation MRKKSLVEDILEAAFKNPIFGIVISLFLVGLGLYLTNKQAPVGAKSSEMMFLPAMHMFGKVSYIFSAIVLIVTGIGYAVISTKKKNQTVFFGTRRTLDDLKNLSWKEFEEYVGSMFDKMGFSVEVTGGLKDGGIDLTVRKDGKTSLVQCKNYRVSKVSLSMVRDFYGAMNANLNYEAGYFITTGIFTLDAKQFAEDKPIELIDGAKLMDYVNLTPPKTAPQRAGATKQAAPSDSPVCPKCGSNMVRRTAKKGNMAGSQFWGCSAYPKCNGTKSISS comes from the coding sequence TTGAGAAAAAAGAGCCTTGTTGAAGACATCTTAGAAGCAGCATTCAAGAATCCTATTTTTGGTATTGTTATAAGTCTCTTTCTTGTTGGGTTAGGATTATACCTGACAAACAAGCAAGCCCCTGTTGGTGCAAAATCAAGCGAGATGATGTTCCTACCTGCTATGCACATGTTCGGTAAAGTCAGCTATATTTTTTCCGCTATTGTCCTGATTGTCACTGGTATTGGCTATGCTGTGATTTCGACTAAAAAGAAGAATCAAACAGTTTTCTTTGGAACAAGAAGAACCCTTGATGATTTAAAGAACCTGTCATGGAAAGAATTCGAAGAATATGTAGGGTCAATGTTTGATAAAATGGGCTTCTCGGTTGAAGTAACAGGGGGATTGAAAGATGGGGGCATTGACCTGACAGTAAGGAAGGACGGAAAGACATCCTTAGTTCAATGCAAAAACTATAGGGTCAGCAAAGTCAGCCTTTCTATGGTTCGTGATTTTTATGGAGCGATGAACGCAAACCTAAACTATGAGGCTGGCTATTTTATTACCACAGGTATCTTTACCCTTGATGCCAAGCAATTTGCAGAGGATAAACCTATTGAATTGATTGACGGGGCAAAGCTGATGGATTATGTGAATCTGACTCCCCCGAAGACAGCACCTCAGAGAGCTGGGGCAACAAAGCAAGCAGCACCCTCAGATAGCCCTGTTTGTCCCAAATGCGGTTCGAATATGGTCAGGAGAACAGCTAAGAAGGGTAATATGGCTGGTTCACAGTTTTGGGGGTGTTCTGCTTATCCAAAATGTAACGGCACGAAGAGCATCAGTTCATAA
- a CDS encoding tetratricopeptide repeat protein: protein MMIVLNTEAMKLPMRMFFLFFLIFTISCASFVTDSATQNSAARYKIGVGYYSEGKVQQAFVEFQHAYEMNPQNKEAVYGIGIIYLLDFDETIKAIEFFERAVRIDPDYSDAYNNLGYAHAKIGKFDAAIPYYKKAVSNLFYPSPEKAFVNMGKAYYRLGRHDEAAAAYKEAIKRAPNFDLPYLGLALCYNAAGKYGDASAALSHAITLSNQYRGNIKMAADDFLIRKLGATGYDQKDYADYLEILKY from the coding sequence ATGATGATTGTCCTGAATACCGAGGCAATGAAACTGCCCATGCGTATGTTTTTTCTCTTTTTTCTCATCTTCACGATTTCCTGCGCTTCATTCGTTACGGATAGCGCTACGCAAAATTCAGCCGCGCGCTATAAAATAGGAGTCGGCTATTATAGTGAAGGCAAGGTCCAGCAGGCGTTTGTGGAGTTCCAGCATGCTTACGAAATGAACCCGCAAAACAAGGAAGCCGTCTATGGGATAGGCATAATCTATCTGCTTGATTTTGATGAAACAATAAAGGCAATCGAGTTTTTCGAAAGGGCGGTAAGGATTGACCCTGACTATTCAGATGCCTATAACAACCTGGGCTATGCACATGCAAAAATCGGCAAGTTTGATGCCGCAATCCCTTATTATAAAAAAGCCGTATCAAACCTTTTTTATCCCTCCCCTGAAAAGGCATTTGTCAACATGGGGAAAGCCTATTATCGACTGGGCAGACACGATGAAGCTGCGGCAGCGTATAAGGAGGCGATCAAGCGGGCTCCGAATTTTGATCTTCCCTATTTAGGTCTTGCGCTTTGTTACAATGCAGCAGGCAAATATGGCGATGCTTCAGCCGCACTTTCTCACGCCATAACCCTAAGTAATCAGTACAGAGGGAACATCAAAATGGCTGCCGATGATTTTTTAATACGCAAGCTCGGCGCAACGGGCTATGACCAGAAAGACTACGCTGACTACCTTGAAATACTGAAATATTGA
- the cyaB gene encoding class IV adenylate cyclase — MNSTMTEIEVKILEINRESVEQKLIALGAKMTFDDEMHAIYYDLQDDRLKKAGKALRLRKEGKRTILALKVHRENRLAKERAEIEVEVSGFEEMKTLLEGLGYTPWLEMQKHRTSYEYGGTRCELDHYCGEHAFIPEFLEIEGGDIETIYGCAETLGFSRLSCLPWDAAELITYYALKNKDH; from the coding sequence ATGAACTCCACGATGACAGAGATAGAGGTCAAAATCCTCGAGATTAACAGAGAGTCGGTTGAACAGAAGCTTATTGCCCTTGGGGCAAAAATGACTTTTGACGATGAAATGCATGCCATTTACTATGATCTGCAGGATGACAGACTGAAAAAGGCCGGGAAAGCGCTCAGACTGAGAAAAGAAGGCAAAAGAACAATCCTTGCACTCAAGGTTCATAGGGAAAACAGGTTGGCAAAAGAGCGCGCCGAGATCGAGGTTGAGGTCTCCGGATTTGAGGAGATGAAAACGCTCCTCGAAGGCCTCGGGTATACGCCGTGGCTTGAGATGCAGAAGCACAGGACAAGCTACGAATATGGGGGCACACGCTGCGAGCTTGACCATTATTGCGGCGAGCATGCCTTCATTCCTGAATTCCTTGAGATAGAGGGAGGGGACATAGAAACCATATACGGCTGCGCTGAAACCCTGGGCTTCAGCAGACTCAGCTGCCTGCCCTGGGATGCAGCCGAACTTATTACGTATTATGCTCTTAAAAATAAAGATCATTAG
- a CDS encoding class I SAM-dependent methyltransferase, which produces MDELSKEYVISFFDKNLQLHGDRPEAVRWSDQGQRLHYECLLDIGRLDQAKILDFGCGKGDLCQFLADRGIEVDYTGYDINEKLISLAKTKHPSARFRVFDLACDTLAEDFDYIFLCGVFNLRMAGLDEDIRNTLTRLFQHCRRGLAFNALSDLNPKKDFELYYTSPQDIFGFAVRNLSPFVALRHDRILYDFTMFIYKTPFQ; this is translated from the coding sequence ATGGACGAACTTTCAAAAGAATATGTGATTTCATTCTTTGACAAGAATCTGCAGCTCCATGGAGACAGACCTGAGGCTGTCCGGTGGAGTGATCAGGGGCAGCGTTTGCATTATGAATGTCTGCTCGATATTGGCAGACTTGACCAGGCGAAGATCCTGGATTTTGGCTGCGGGAAGGGCGATCTTTGTCAGTTTCTTGCTGACCGAGGCATAGAGGTCGATTACACCGGGTATGATATTAATGAAAAACTCATTTCCCTTGCAAAAACGAAGCACCCCTCTGCCCGCTTTAGGGTGTTTGATCTTGCCTGTGATACCCTTGCCGAAGATTTTGACTATATTTTTCTCTGTGGCGTATTCAATCTCAGAATGGCCGGGCTTGATGAGGATATACGGAACACTTTGACCAGGCTTTTTCAGCATTGCCGCAGAGGGTTGGCTTTTAATGCGCTCTCAGACCTGAATCCGAAAAAAGACTTTGAACTCTACTACACTTCGCCCCAGGATATCTTCGGCTTTGCTGTCAGGAATCTCTCTCCATTTGTTGCACTCAGGCATGACCGGATTTTGTACGATTTTACGATGTTTATATACAAAACGCCCTTTCAGTGA
- a CDS encoding ferredoxin, whose protein sequence is MIPYIDYSKCTGCSACAELYPLFFEMRDDRAWFINFEKFIYAEHGNIIYSCPFRAIVIE, encoded by the coding sequence TTGATCCCCTATATTGATTACAGCAAATGCACGGGCTGCTCCGCCTGTGCTGAATTATATCCCCTGTTTTTCGAGATGAGAGATGACAGAGCATGGTTCATTAATTTTGAAAAGTTTATTTATGCTGAACATGGCAATATCATTTACTCCTGCCCCTTCCGCGCTATTGTTATCGAGTAG
- the nifA gene encoding nif-specific transcriptional activator NifA — translation MKNDKTLELTALYEISKLLGSSLNLKQNFRGVMRVLSEYLDMKRGTVALRNNNEVSILAAHGMSEEEIKRGRYKLGEGIIGRVAKLGSPIVIPNIGDEPLFLNKTGARQMIRKENVAFLCVPIKFKNEVLGVLSVDRLFGAKGVSFEEDLRLLKIIASLMAQSVKLHLEVEKEREAMQEEKELLKQQLKSRYKVENIIGQSDSMQEVFEAIHRVSPSKANVLLRGESGTGKELVAKAIHFMSPRAKGPFIKFNCASIPEGLLESELFGHEKGSFTGAAALRKGRFELADSGTIFLDEIGDLPLALQPKILRVLQEKEFERVGGEKTIKVDVRLVAATSRNLEDLVREGAFREDLYYRLNVVPIYLPALRQRREDIPLLQEYFLDKYNQENNRAVQITPEVLNIIMNYDWPGNVRELENTVERLVVMSGGKAATRADLPVNIRDHSFKVKFAAQMKDALPSAIENIEKTKLIEVLSRTGWNQAKAARILGITPRQIGYKIKKYNLKQS, via the coding sequence ATGAAAAACGATAAGACCCTTGAACTGACAGCGCTCTACGAGATCAGCAAACTCCTCGGTTCATCGCTCAACCTGAAGCAGAACTTCAGGGGCGTAATGCGCGTGCTGTCGGAATACCTCGATATGAAGCGCGGCACCGTCGCTCTCAGAAATAATAACGAGGTCTCGATTCTTGCCGCTCACGGCATGTCAGAGGAAGAGATCAAACGAGGCAGATACAAGCTTGGAGAAGGGATCATTGGCCGTGTTGCCAAGCTCGGCTCGCCGATCGTTATCCCGAATATCGGAGACGAGCCGCTCTTTTTGAACAAGACCGGCGCCCGCCAGATGATCAGGAAGGAGAATGTTGCGTTCCTCTGTGTTCCGATCAAGTTCAAAAACGAAGTCCTCGGCGTGCTGAGTGTTGACAGGCTCTTCGGCGCAAAGGGCGTCTCCTTTGAAGAAGACCTGAGGCTTCTGAAGATCATTGCATCGCTCATGGCCCAGTCCGTCAAGCTCCATCTGGAAGTGGAGAAAGAGCGCGAGGCCATGCAGGAAGAGAAGGAACTGCTTAAGCAGCAGCTCAAGTCCAGATATAAGGTAGAAAACATCATAGGGCAGTCTGACAGCATGCAGGAGGTATTTGAAGCGATACACCGGGTGTCACCGTCTAAGGCAAACGTTCTTCTGCGCGGGGAAAGCGGCACCGGCAAGGAACTCGTTGCCAAGGCCATCCATTTCATGAGCCCCCGCGCCAAGGGCCCGTTCATCAAATTCAACTGTGCGTCCATCCCCGAGGGGCTGCTTGAATCGGAGCTGTTCGGCCATGAAAAAGGTTCGTTCACCGGCGCGGCTGCATTGCGCAAGGGACGGTTCGAGCTTGCGGACAGCGGAACGATCTTCCTTGACGAGATCGGAGACCTGCCCCTTGCGCTCCAGCCCAAAATCCTTCGGGTGCTCCAGGAAAAGGAGTTCGAGCGCGTGGGGGGAGAAAAGACGATTAAGGTCGATGTCCGTCTTGTCGCGGCAACAAGCAGAAACCTCGAAGACCTGGTAAGAGAAGGCGCTTTCAGGGAAGACCTGTACTACCGGTTGAACGTTGTGCCTATTTATCTGCCTGCGCTTCGCCAGCGCAGAGAGGACATACCTCTGCTCCAGGAATACTTCCTCGATAAATACAACCAGGAAAATAACAGGGCTGTGCAGATCACGCCAGAGGTGCTGAACATCATCATGAACTATGACTGGCCCGGCAATGTGCGGGAGCTTGAAAATACGGTAGAACGCCTCGTCGTCATGAGTGGAGGCAAAGCAGCGACCAGGGCCGACCTGCCGGTCAATATCCGGGACCACTCCTTTAAGGTAAAGTTTGCCGCGCAGATGAAGGATGCGCTGCCCTCTGCCATTGAGAATATTGAAAAAACAAAACTCATTGAGGTGCTCTCGCGGACCGGCTGGAATCAGGCAAAGGCCGCCCGCATCCTCGGCATCACCCCGCGACAGATCGGTTACAAGATAAAGAAGTACAACCTTAAACAGTCGTGA